A segment of the Kluyveromyces marxianus DMKU3-1042 DNA, complete genome, chromosome 5 genome:
GCAGATTCTAATAATCTTGTAGCTATCTTTTGGTTCCTTTGATTTCGACACACCCATATTCTCGATATCCCCAATTTTACATCAGGTACTACTTTGGGTACAATTGATTTGGTTTCCAGCACCATCCACTTGCCCCTGTGAGTGTTTTCAATGTACTCCACAGTTATCACGCCAACAGCTCGATTGTTCTTTATATACACGAATGCCTTCCCTTGTTGGCCACCAGACTCGTTAATCTCTGACCAAAATGCATTTTCATCATGAGGAGCATTCAGCTCATCATTTACAATGGTTAATAACTCTAGCGTCGCCTTCacttcttttggtttttttggCGAAATCATTACAATATACTCATCGCTCTGATAATTAGAACAAGGACTTCCCTTACGAGGCTCCATTCTAGTAACAACATCACCCCATGAATTTGACCACTTTTTTCCATTCAATCGCAGATCGTGATATTGCTTATGTTGCAATAAGTCGGATGGGGACGTATTACTATATGTCATCAAACATTTTGTGCATTTTATAACAACAGGAGTAGAGCTGAACTGTAGAGTAGATTGAACTGACTTCTTAGCTTTCGATGTCAGTCCCTTGGGCATCGTGCTGCAAAATTACTTCTTGGAGTCTTACTAGAAAATATGGAGTTGAATAGAACTAGTTTTGGTCCACTCAGCTTAGTCGTAAAGGGTTTTAAAAGAATTCATTCAGGACACGACCGAAACGAAGCGTTCTTATAATAAGCAGTAAAAAGATATCATTATGGCTCACTTCTTTGGTATGTTTCCCTTGAACAAGAGAACAAACATCAATACGGGCGTGTGGCGTAGTTGGTAGCGCGCTCCCTTAGCATGGGAGAGGTCTTCGGTTCGACTCCGGACTCGtccatttatttttttattttttttaatctcTTAGATAAGAGATgcttttttccaaaaaagaaaaattgaaggTCATCGCCATCTAGGATAAAGATACAAGCAAAGTACAACGCATTATGGTAAACATTAAGGCATGACCAAATCTATACATATTTTTTAATAGGAAGATAGGTGGCTGTTATAACTGAGCATTAATTATGTCACGCCCTATTGTTATCAACATTGCCAGTGGTCATTATGCTGGTGCTGAACAAATATCAGAAagtataaaagaaaagctGCAAGGAATCTTCAAACATGAGATCAAGATGATTAACCTCAACGAACGCGCTATATCCCCAAAACAATACTCGGATAAGGATTATGACTTTAATAAAATTATCAAGGAGATCGAGTGCTTGCCTTCTACCAGTGGATTGGTAATTGTCCTAGTATATGGATGTTATTCTATATATGATGCAAAGTTGAACGAGTTATCGTCACTAAAAGTATATGTGGACAGTGACGGTGACAAAAGACTAATAAACATGATAAATCAGGAGTCAGTAAATGCAAGCGAAGAGCTAGCGGCATGCATTACTCATTATATGGATCGCTTACGTCCAGAAATGATTAAATATGTTGAGCCAAGCAAAGCTCATGCAGACATTATTCTTCCTTCTATGAATGATAACTTAGGAACAGCAATTATCGTGGATGGTATTGTAAAGGTCGTTGAACAGCATCAAGGTGGGGAACTAAAGGAATCTCCTACCCTTTTCCCACATCTAGATTTCAACATAGAAAGATTGGAAATGGAGTCGGAACGCTACTACGATTTGAGTTGATgaaggaaataaaaagtCCCGCTCATTCACTTAAATTGTTTGAGAGTATATATACGCTGTATAAACTAGTCCAAATGGCGTGTTCATGTTAAACTACTTGGCACATAATAATACGACGGTCACGTGAGAGTGTACTATAggttgtatttttttttttttttaggtttttCATAGTTTTCCATTAGAGAAGTGTATAGAAATTTTGGTGAAAGCTATCCATCGGACATCTCACATCTTGACACTGATTATAAAGACTATACCTATCATTCTACCAATAAGCATAATCAGCAGCGACCTCTTCCACTTTACAGTTAGATTGCATAATTGCTAATTGTCTTTTCGAAAAAATGTTACGTTTTTCGAGGTCTATTAAGACATTACATACTCCAACCCATTTCGGTGATGTCAGCACACGCTCGAATTTGATGAGTAAAGTGAAACTTTTGGATGAGATATTGAGCCGGGTCAGCTATGATAGAAGTGTACTATATACTCCAAAGTACAAGAGAATCCCACAACTTATAACTTCCAGAGATACGGTTCGTATGGGTACACTAATTCGCAATTTCACTGATAATCTCACTATGGATCAAGCGTATAACAATGCGAAACAATTAGATCCACAAGAGAAACTTGGTAAGGTAGGGTTGGAATTATTCATAGACTGTAATAAGAACCATATTACACCATTAAGTGCCCATCTGTCTGTAATGTTGATGGAAATCTACAACAGGTATGACAGTAATTCTGGATTTTTGGAGAGGATGCTTGATGAATTAGCGGAAGTGCGGTCCTTTTTGGCTGCTAACAAGTTCCAGTTGAAGGACAGGGCTGATATAGATATGTTAGTGGATAAGTTATCATTTACACAGCAAGATGCGGCCACTATCAAAGATGTGCTATACCAATTGGATTACAACTTGTTTTCAGATGACATCGTCAGAGTGGTGAAGGGAAATACAATGCACGATTCGATAGACCTCTCTAAAGGGTGGAAATACCAGGCAGGGATACTTGATAGTAATGATGCTTATTTAAGGTCTCTCGAAATtgataaaaagaagcttgtttcaatttctgAGCCAAGTTTAGTTTTGTTGTTCGATGGGACGTTGAGAGATGCTGATAAAATTCAGCCATCATTGCATTATGCTGCTAAGAAAAGACAATCTCTACTTCTTATAGTTAATGGGGATGTTAAAGGGGATGCTCTTACTGCCATTACCataaacaataacaaaaacAGACGTGATGGTAATCCATCCAAGGTGGTCATTTTGAGATACTTCGATAAAGACCATAACAATATTGCTCTACAAGAAAACTATGATCTTATGAAATTCTGCCAGTTGCCCGAAGGCCTTGGGTCCATATACTCTCCGAAATTCAGTGACTACGTTCCTAGTTCAGCCTCTGCTAAGCTTTACTATGGTTCCATTGAGTCAATCAAGGCCACCACTGGTGAATGTTTCTTGTACAACCCGACCGTGGACATGGGTGACGAAACAAAAGTCAATTCATTACAAACTTCGGTGACTGTCAAGATTGGGGGACAATCAGAATTCGAGATTGATCAAAGGCGTGCTTCCATCGATAACatattgaatgaaattTTGTGCCATGGGCTAAGAGACGGCTTTGTGCCCGGTCACGGAATTGCATTGGCCAAGGCAGCCCACCATATCTCGCAGCTACCTTTGAAAGAGGAGTCTCTATTGGCTAGAAGCGTGCGTAACGAGTTGCTGGAAGCACTAACACAACCTATGGATAAAGCTATAGAAAACAAATATGCGTGCAGCAGATTTGCTAGAGCCAAGGCTATCTCTGGTACGATGGAAGTTGTTTCGTTCCAGCATGCTGTTCTTCCCGATTCCGATACACCAACTGACACTTTGACTGGCGGGGATGTGGAGCCCTGGACCAAATTGGATCAAACTTTGGACAACGTATCCAATTTTGTCAAAATGATTACCAGTTGTAATGCATACATAACCAGGATTTTCGAGAaaccaaagagaagagacTGAAGGAATTcctaccaccaccaccatcaCCACGCATTATCAtgaccattttttttttcaactaGAGTCGTTGCATGTACTTACCCAGTGCCGAAAGAATTGTTCTTAATCAATCCCATTCTTAATCTTTATATATCCTGTAAATACTGAACAGACGTTTATCCACATGTATATACGTAATGAAGCAAGCGATTCTTACTGGGACTATTAGTGTGCTGGGGGGAGGGAGGGGCGTCATTGCGTTGTGCTGGTGCTGGAGCTGCTTTTCGGGGACCGAATCTTGGTAAAAGCCCGGTAACAGcattttgacttgaaaGTGCCTGCATCAAGGAAATTTTGACTTGTCACAAGATACATGAAAAGCTTGCAGGCAGGACAGGGATTATATAAAAGGGTAGCCAGTATAAAACCGGAcaagaggaggaagaaaagagagacTAGCTGGGAACTTCAGAATACGATAGGTGTTTTTCACTCTCACAGTCTATATCTCAGCCTCTTGGGAAATTAAGGTTATTTGGCCAAGAACAGACATTGCGGTTTCAAAAGATATGTTACAGTTCAAAAGGTTTAACAGCAGTGCTGGTGCAGCAGCATTGAAAAAGACGGCATTGTACGACATGCACGTGTCGTTGGGGGCCACCATGGTGCCGTTTGCAGGCTACAGCATGCCAGTTTTGTACAAGGGACAAACGCACATTGAGTCGCATAAGTGGACTAGAGAACATGCGGGTTTGTTTGACGTTTCGCACATGATGCAAAGCACGATTAGCGGGTCCAATGCGATT
Coding sequences within it:
- the DAS2 gene encoding putative uridine kinase DAS2, which codes for MSRPIVINIASGHYAGAEQISESIKEKLQGIFKHEIKMINLNERAISPKQYSDKDYDFNKIIKEIECLPSTSGLVIVLVYGCYSIYDAKLNELSSLKVYVDSDGDKRLINMINQESVNASEELAACITHYMDRLRPEMIKYVEPSKAHADIILPSMNDNLGTAIIVDGIVKVVEQHQGGELKESPTLFPHLDFNIERLEMESERYYDLS
- the ECO1 gene encoding Eco1p; this translates as MPKGLTSKAKKSVQSTLQFSSTPVVIKCTKCLMTYSNTSPSDLLQHKQYHDLRLNGKKWSNSWGDVVTRMEPRKGSPCSNYQSDEYIVMISPKKPKEVKATLELLTIVNDELNAPHDENAFWSEINESGGQQGKAFVYIKNNRAVGVITVEYIENTHRGKWMVLETKSIVPKVVPDVKLGISRIWVCRNQRNQKIATRLLESARIKSIYGCVVNKWEMAWSQPSQSGSKLAESYNAVKHGSGKLLIPCYI
- the TCM62 gene encoding Tcm62p codes for the protein MLRFSRSIKTLHTPTHFGDVSTRSNLMSKVKLLDEILSRVSYDRSVLYTPKYKRIPQLITSRDTVRMGTLIRNFTDNLTMDQAYNNAKQLDPQEKLGKVGLELFIDCNKNHITPLSAHLSVMLMEIYNRYDSNSGFLERMLDELAEVRSFLAANKFQLKDRADIDMLVDKLSFTQQDAATIKDVLYQLDYNLFSDDIVRVVKGNTMHDSIDLSKGWKYQAGILDSNDAYLRSLEIDKKKLVSISEPSLVLLFDGTLRDADKIQPSLHYAAKKRQSLLLIVNGDVKGDALTAITINNNKNRRDGNPSKVVILRYFDKDHNNIALQENYDLMKFCQLPEGLGSIYSPKFSDYVPSSASAKLYYGSIESIKATTGECFLYNPTVDMGDETKVNSLQTSVTVKIGGQSEFEIDQRRASIDNILNEILCHGLRDGFVPGHGIALAKAAHHISQLPLKEESLLARSVRNELLEALTQPMDKAIENKYACSRFARAKAISGTMEVVSFQHAVLPDSDTPTDTLTGGDVEPWTKLDQTLDNVSNFVKMITSCNAYITRIFEKPKRRD